Genomic window (Parabacteroides sp. FAFU027):
CAACTCTTTGGCCAGACTCCGATAAAAAACAATCTTTCGCAATATTAATGCTAACGCCTGCCTGGTGAGTTCTTAATTGAATGAAATGGGCAAAAATGAAGAGAGGATGCCCTTTTGGGACACCCTCTAATATTTTGCTTGATTGAGTTCACTCTTATTTAGCTTCCCAACCCAAAGCGCCTGCTCCGAGAATAGCCGCATCACTGGCTTTCAATTCCGAAGGAAGAACTTTTACTTTGTTTCTCCAGATGGGTAAAACGTTATTTTCCATAGCTTCTTTGATCGGGTTAAAGATCAAATCGCCGGCTTGAGCTAGCCCGCCGAATATGATAATTGCTTCAGGAGCGGAGAATGCTATAAAGTCGGCAAACGCTTCTCCCAGGATTGTACCTGTAACATCGAAGATCTCTTTCGCTACTTTATCACCCTGAACTGCTGCGTCGTATACATCCTTCGATGTGATTTTATCAGCCGCGATCTGACGTAAAAGGCTATCTTCGGTTGTGTTTTCCAGAACCTCGCGTGCAGATCGTGCAACGCCTGTTGCAGAAGCGTAAGTTTCCAGACAACCTTTTCTGCCGCAACCACAAAGACGGCCATTTGTGCGACGGATAGTTGTATGTCCCAACTCTCCGGCAAATCCATCGTGACCATAAAGAACATTGCCGCCGATCACGATACCGCTTCCCACGCCTGTTCCCAGTGTGATAATGATAAAGTCTTTCATACCACGTGCAGCTCCATAGGTCATTTCGCCAATAGCAGCAGCATTGGCGTCATTGGTAACCGCTACAGGAAGATTAAATTTGGCTTTTAATAAATCACCGAGGGGAATATTGCCTTTCCAGGGGAGGTTAGGTGCGAGTTCGATTGATGATTTATAGTAGTTTCCGTTAGGAGCACCAATTCCGATTCCTTTGATTTTAGAGAATCCGCCTGCCTTCTCGACTAATGGCAGTACGCCTTCGTACAATGCATTAATGTAGTCGTTGATATCCGGATAGTCAGGAGTTACGATTGATCCTTGTCCTAAGATTTCTCCTTTTGCATCTACAATGCCGAATTTGGTGCCGGTACCGCCCATGTCGATACCGATTACATACGGTTTTTCCATGATAAATATTTTGTTAGTGTTAGAAGTTA
Coding sequences:
- a CDS encoding ROK family protein; its protein translation is MEKPYVIGIDMGGTGTKFGIVDAKGEILGQGSIVTPDYPDINDYINALYEGVLPLVEKAGGFSKIKGIGIGAPNGNYYKSSIELAPNLPWKGNIPLGDLLKAKFNLPVAVTNDANAAAIGEMTYGAARGMKDFIIITLGTGVGSGIVIGGNVLYGHDGFAGELGHTTIRRTNGRLCGCGRKGCLETYASATGVARSAREVLENTTEDSLLRQIAADKITSKDVYDAAVQGDKVAKEIFDVTGTILGEAFADFIAFSAPEAIIIFGGLAQAGDLIFNPIKEAMENNVLPIWRNKVKVLPSELKASDAAILGAGALGWEAK